The Kineococcus mangrovi region CCCGCGACGGTGACGGGGCTCGGCCCCACCCCGGTGCGGGCCGTCCCGGCGCAGGCCTGGCCCCGGGCGCCGGTGCGCGGGTCCGGACGGCGCCCCCGGACGGTACCGGGACCGGCCGGAGCACCGGACCGGGGCGTGGCGGTCCACCGGGGACACGTCGTTCCCGGTGGGTGCTGGTGTGGGCGGCGACGCTGTTGCTGCAGGCGGCCACCCTCGCGCTGGCGCTGCGGCCCTGGTCGTGGTGAGGGGCGCCACCGCTCGCCACCCGGCCACCCGGCGCCCCTCGCCCGGGGAGGGGAGCCGGAACCGGCGGCCGCGCCTTGTGCGGCCGCCGCGACCCCGGGTTGACTGCGGGACGTGCTCATCGTCCTCTCCGGTCTGCCGGGCAGCGGCAAGACGTCCCTGGCCCGTGCGCTCGTCACCGCCGCGGGCGCCACCCACGTGCGCCTGGACACCGTCGAGCAGGCGCTCGTCGACGCCGGGACCGCGACCCACCCCGTGGGTCCCGTCGGCCACTACCTCGCCCGCGCCGTCGCCGGTGACCTGCTGCGGCAGGGGCACCTCGTCGTGGCCGACGGGGTGAACCCGCTACCGGTGACGCGCGAGCTGTGGTGGGCGGTGGCGCGCGCCGCGGGCCGGCCGTGGCTCGACGTCGAGGTGGTGTGCGGCGATCCGGCGCTGCACCGGCGGTGGGTGCAGGACCGGGTGGCCGACATCCCCGGGCACCCGGAGCCCACGTGGGCCGACGTGCAGAGCGTCGACTACGCGCCCTGGACGTCGGAGCGCGTGCGGGTCGACACGAGCACCACCTCAGCGGTGCAGGCCGCCGAGGTGGTCATGGCCCACGTGCGCGCTCAGTCCTCCCAGACGATCCCGACCTTGCCGCCGACGCCGGAGTCGGCGGTGGAGTAGGCCCGCGCCGCCTGCGCGAGCGGGAACCGGTGCGTCACGACCGTCTCGGGGTGCAACCCCCACCGCGCCAGGTTCTCCAGCAGCTCGCCCATGCGGACCGTCGAGGTCACCCACGACCCGTGCACGGTGAGCTGGCGGTGGATGAGCACCTCGCTGACGTCCACGGACAACTGCCCGCCCTCACCGACGAGCGCGACCCGGCCCCAGCGGCGGGTGTGCCGCAGCGCGGTGAGCTGACCCCGGCCGTTGCCCGAGCAGTCGACCGCGGCCTCGGCGCCGTCGCCGAGGGCGGCGTCCAGTTCCCCGTCCGTCCCCGCGAGCGCCTCGTCGACCGCGCCGAGCTCGAGGGCCAGCTCCCGGCGCTGCGGGCTGGGGTCGGTGCCGACGACGCGGGAGGCGCCCATCGCCTTGGCCAGCAGTCCCGCGGCGAGCCCGACCGGTCCGAGCCCGGTGACGAGCAACCGGTCCCGGCCGGAGACCGCGAGCCGGCACAGCGCCTCGTAGGCCGTCCCGAAACCGCAGGCGACGCACGCGCCGTCGAGGAACGTCAGCGCGTCGGGCAGGACGAGCAGGTCACGTTCCTCGGCGAGCAGCAGATCGGCGTGCCCTCCGTCGCGCTGCCAGCCGTAGGCGGCGCGAGCCGGTGCACTGCAACTGATCTGGTACCCGCGACGGCAGTCGTCGCACTGCCCGCAGCCGCTGATGTGGTAGATGACGACGCGGTCGCCGACACCGATCCGGTCCACCCCGGACCCGACGGCGACGACGCGGCCGGCGGGTTCGTGCCCGCCGACGACGCCCTGGTAGGCCTCCGGTCCCTCACCGAGGTGCTCGCGGTAGATGGCGCGCAGGTCCGACCCGCAGATCGTCGAGGCGCGCACCGCGACGACGACCTGGCCGTGGCCGGGGCTGGGGTCGGGGACCTCCCGCAGGTCGACCTCGCGGTTCCCGGGCAGAAACGCTGCGTGCACGGTGGGGCTCCTCATCGGGTGGTACGGGTGGTGCGGGTGGTCGCCGGACGACGGTGCCGAGCATGGCACGGGCCCCCGGGGAGGTCAGCGGACCGCGGCGAACAGGAGGCTGTCGCACCGCCGGCCGCGGACCACGACGTGCGAGCGCAGCAGACCCTCGCGCTGCATCCCGATCTTCTCCAGGACCCGCCGCGATCCGGTGTTCTCCGGGCGGCAGGTCGCCTCGACCCGCGCCAGGCCCGCCGGACCGAACGCGAACCCGAGGACGGCGGCGGCCGCTTCCGTCGTGGTGCCCCCGCCCCAGCGGTCCCGGCGCAGCACGTACCCCAGCTCGCCCCGGGCGTTCTCCGGGCTGGTCACCGTCAGCCCGACGGTCCCGACCAGTTCCCCGTCGAGGACCACCGCCCACGTCCAGGGGCCCCGCTCCCCGTCCCGCTGCGCCGCGCGGACGGCGTCGGCGACGAAGCGGCGGGTGTCCCCGGGCGAGTTGGGACCCCAGGTCACGTACCGGCAGACCTCCGGGTCGCCGGCGTACCGGTGCACGGCGGCCTCGTCGCCGGGGGCGAACGCCCGCAGCCGCAACCTCGCCGTCGTGAGCTCCTGCACGCCACCAGTGGACCGGCCGCCGGTGACCGGGTGCAACCGGCCGGGGCCCCCAGCGGTCGTGTGGGGCGAGGGCGGGGACGGTCCCGGCCCGATCGGGAGGTCATCGTGGAGACGTCCAGCACCGGGCCGGCGCCCGGACGGGCAAGACCGTGAGGGAGGTCGTGGTGGACGGAGCCGAAGCGTTCGAGGCGTTCTACCGCACCAGCTCACGACGCGTCCTGGGGCACGTGCACCTCTCCACCGGGGACTTCGCGGCGTCCGAGGACGCGGTCGCGGAGGCGTTCGCGCGGGCCTGGCAGCGCTGGTCGACCGTGAGCCGGGCCGACTCGCCCGAGGCGTGGGTGCGGACCGTGGCCCACCGCGTGGCGATCGGCCGGTGGCGCAGGCTGAGCAACCGGCTGGTCGCGCAGCGCCGGGCCCACGAGGACGCTCCGCTGCCGGGGCTGGGCCCCGACCACGTGGCGCTGGTCGCCGCCCTGCGGGAGCTGCCCGTGCGCCGACGGCAGGCGGTCGTCCTGCACCACCTCGCCGACCGGTCCGTCGCCGAGATCGCTGACGAGCTCGACGTGGCCGTCGGCACCGTGGAGGCGTGGCTGTCGCGGGGCCGCACGGCGATGCGCGAGCACCTGCAGGAGGACCCGAGACGAGGAGGGACGACGTGACGGGTGACGGGACGGGCGAGCGGATCGAGCGGGCCGCGCACGAGGCCGCGCAGGGGGCCCGGCTCCCCTCGGCCGCCGAGGTGGTGCGCCGGGGTGACCTGCGCCGCCGGCGGGCCCGGACGACGCGCGTCGCCGCAGTGGCGCTGGTCGTCGTGGCGGGGGGCGGGGGGTGGTGGCTGGCCCAGGACGGCCCGGACCGCGGGGTCCCGACGCTGCGGGCGGACGCCGGGTACGTCTCGACGGGTGCGGACGGGGCGCTGACGACCACCACCGACCCGGCCGGGGCCACCCGGTTCACGGTGACGGCCGGGGACGGCGCGGCGGAGTGGACCCCGGGCGGCTGAGGGACGGTTCCCGGGGCCCGGCCGGTGCGGCGATCAGCGTCCGCGGGCGGTTCGGGGGGACTCCACAGCGGAGGTCACGGCAGGGTCAGGACGACGGGGCCGTCGGCCGTCACGGCGACGGTGTGCTCCTCGTGCGCGCCGCGGCTGCCGTCGGCGCTGCGCATCGTCCAGCCGTCGGGGTCGGTGCGGTACTCCGGGTTCCCCCCGGCGGTGAACCAGGGTTCGATCGCGACGACGAGGCCGGGTTTCAGCGTCAGCCCCCGGCCGGCCCGCCCGTCGTTGGGGACGGAGGGGTCCTCGTGCATGGTGCGGCCGACGCCGTGCCCGCCGAAC contains the following coding sequences:
- a CDS encoding SigE family RNA polymerase sigma factor encodes the protein MDGAEAFEAFYRTSSRRVLGHVHLSTGDFAASEDAVAEAFARAWQRWSTVSRADSPEAWVRTVAHRVAIGRWRRLSNRLVAQRRAHEDAPLPGLGPDHVALVAALRELPVRRRQAVVLHHLADRSVAEIADELDVAVGTVEAWLSRGRTAMREHLQEDPRRGGTT
- a CDS encoding zinc-dependent alcohol dehydrogenase family protein, yielding MHAAFLPGNREVDLREVPDPSPGHGQVVVAVRASTICGSDLRAIYREHLGEGPEAYQGVVGGHEPAGRVVAVGSGVDRIGVGDRVVIYHISGCGQCDDCRRGYQISCSAPARAAYGWQRDGGHADLLLAEERDLLVLPDALTFLDGACVACGFGTAYEALCRLAVSGRDRLLVTGLGPVGLAAGLLAKAMGASRVVGTDPSPQRRELALELGAVDEALAGTDGELDAALGDGAEAAVDCSGNGRGQLTALRHTRRWGRVALVGEGGQLSVDVSEVLIHRQLTVHGSWVTSTVRMGELLENLARWGLHPETVVTHRFPLAQAARAYSTADSGVGGKVGIVWED
- a CDS encoding AAA family ATPase, which encodes MLIVLSGLPGSGKTSLARALVTAAGATHVRLDTVEQALVDAGTATHPVGPVGHYLARAVAGDLLRQGHLVVADGVNPLPVTRELWWAVARAAGRPWLDVEVVCGDPALHRRWVQDRVADIPGHPEPTWADVQSVDYAPWTSERVRVDTSTTSAVQAAEVVMAHVRAQSSQTIPTLPPTPESAVE
- a CDS encoding GNAT family N-acetyltransferase, whose product is MQELTTARLRLRAFAPGDEAAVHRYAGDPEVCRYVTWGPNSPGDTRRFVADAVRAAQRDGERGPWTWAVVLDGELVGTVGLTVTSPENARGELGYVLRRDRWGGGTTTEAAAAVLGFAFGPAGLARVEATCRPENTGSRRVLEKIGMQREGLLRSHVVVRGRRCDSLLFAAVR